Proteins from a single region of Desulfolutivibrio sulfoxidireducens:
- a CDS encoding Lrp/AsnC family transcriptional regulator, producing the protein MIDEIDTLILKILQENARTSNVDLARAVDLAPSAVLERVRKLERRGVIVGYAARISPQALGLALTAFTFVRVEEAVGATDTGRLLADLPGVLEVHYTAGSAAYLVKVRVADTAALANLLREMGRIESVRDTNTTIVLETVMERAALPLEPLSQKD; encoded by the coding sequence ATGATCGACGAAATTGACACACTCATTCTGAAGATTCTTCAGGAGAACGCCCGCACCTCCAACGTGGACCTGGCCCGGGCCGTGGACCTGGCCCCCTCGGCGGTCCTGGAGCGGGTGCGCAAGCTCGAACGCCGGGGAGTCATCGTGGGCTATGCCGCCCGCATCTCCCCCCAGGCCCTGGGGCTGGCGCTTACGGCGTTTACCTTCGTGCGCGTGGAGGAGGCTGTGGGGGCCACGGACACGGGCCGGCTGCTGGCCGACCTGCCCGGGGTCCTGGAGGTGCACTACACGGCCGGCTCGGCCGCCTACCTGGTCAAGGTCCGGGTGGCCGACACCGCCGCCCTGGCCAATCTTCTGCGGGAAATGGGCCGCATCGAGAGCGTGCGCGACACCAACACGACCATTGTGCTGGAGACGGTCATGGAACGCGCCGCCCTGCCTCTCGAACCTCTTTCACAAAAGGATTGA
- a CDS encoding LysR family transcriptional regulator: MQRLVNLSKLNLNLLISLKALLDERNVSAAAEKLNFTQPTMSRNLSNLRTYFNDQILVRSGKEYILTSSAQELKDKLDQVIEGIDSLFAISFEPSRDEREFIIAAPDYVVQNVLSDVLAFLFSMESHLRFHIKNWDAVAKEQLIAGEIHLAISIDSRFPPNMYQRVVDEDCLVVAARRDHPLAARTSFDIRDFVAYPHICVMTGGGWDDIIERPLRESGARRKIKLKVSSYAAALNIVKRTDLLVVLPQHVARNSQDDDRLSILQLPYTSPKVKMSLWWHECHQNDRAHKWLREELFPKILRHPLQLGLSGHRLAALEERNAGII; the protein is encoded by the coding sequence ATGCAAAGGCTTGTCAATCTGTCAAAACTGAATCTCAACCTTCTCATATCTCTCAAGGCGCTTCTTGATGAACGCAACGTAAGTGCCGCCGCTGAGAAATTGAACTTCACCCAGCCGACAATGAGCCGGAATCTGTCCAATTTGCGAACCTATTTCAACGACCAAATCCTGGTCCGCTCCGGAAAGGAATATATTCTGACCTCTTCGGCCCAGGAACTGAAAGACAAACTCGATCAGGTCATTGAAGGAATAGATTCCCTTTTCGCCATTTCCTTCGAGCCGTCGCGGGATGAAAGAGAGTTCATCATCGCCGCCCCCGACTACGTGGTCCAGAACGTCCTCAGCGACGTCCTGGCGTTTCTGTTCTCCATGGAAAGTCATTTGCGCTTTCACATCAAAAACTGGGACGCGGTGGCCAAGGAGCAGCTTATCGCCGGGGAAATCCATCTGGCCATCAGCATCGACAGCAGGTTTCCCCCGAACATGTACCAGAGGGTCGTGGACGAGGACTGTCTGGTCGTGGCCGCCAGGCGCGACCATCCCCTGGCCGCAAGGACCTCTTTCGACATCCGGGACTTCGTCGCCTACCCGCATATCTGCGTCATGACCGGAGGCGGCTGGGACGACATCATCGAGCGGCCGCTGCGGGAATCCGGGGCCCGGCGAAAGATCAAACTCAAGGTGTCCTCCTACGCCGCGGCCTTGAACATCGTGAAGCGCACGGACCTGCTGGTGGTCCTGCCGCAGCATGTGGCCAGAAACAGCCAGGACGACGACCGGCTGAGCATCCTGCAGCTTCCCTACACCAGTCCCAAGGTGAAGATGTCCCTGTGGTGGCACGAATGTCACCAGAACGATCGCGCCCACAAGTGGCTGCGCGAGGAACTGTTCCCGAAGATTCTGCGCCATCCCCTGCAGCTTGGCCTGTCCGGTCACCGCTTGGCGGCCCTGGAGGAGCGGAACGCGGGCATCATTTGA
- a CDS encoding MBOAT family O-acyltransferase produces MIFNSFSFLVFLALTLCAVPFLPSPWRVFSLVFLSYLFYAAANPSWLLILVFCTLLNYCLARWIGGATRLAARRTGLVLSCAGNIGLLFFFKYVEFAASTATSLLRVAGIEASLPVAGPELPLGISFFIFESVSYAVDVYSRRLPPARRLWDYALFIAFFPHLVAGPIVRARDFLPQIAAHRPLRRRATISAMELIVLGMFKKVVIADNIGPEADSLFAVGDLLSGAQGWSAAMLFAVQIYCDFSGYTDIARGLARLFGFELGINFLWPYFSRSMREFWRHWHISLSTWLRDYLYIPLGGSRKGVARMIAAMLVTWFLGGLWHGAAWHFVAWGVYHGLLVLLGAILAPSLGPLWRGLGKWGQIAATFALVCIGWVFFRAPDMSGALTMISRMLAPWRPDFYAGATLAPFALIAALAGLHVVSRRLYGGGDRSSVLVRLPYGARLAIVSGLMVASVIFAGKQQSFIYFQF; encoded by the coding sequence ATGATCTTCAATTCCTTCTCCTTTCTGGTCTTTTTGGCCCTGACCCTGTGCGCCGTGCCCTTTCTCCCCTCCCCCTGGCGGGTTTTTTCCCTGGTCTTTCTGAGCTACCTCTTCTACGCGGCGGCCAATCCGTCCTGGCTGCTCATCCTCGTCTTCTGCACCCTGCTCAATTATTGCCTGGCCCGGTGGATCGGCGGGGCCACACGCCTGGCGGCGCGCCGAACGGGGCTCGTTCTGAGCTGCGCCGGAAACATCGGCCTGCTTTTCTTTTTCAAATACGTGGAATTCGCCGCCTCCACGGCCACCTCCCTTCTGCGCGTCGCCGGGATCGAGGCCTCGCTGCCGGTCGCGGGGCCGGAGTTGCCGCTGGGCATCAGCTTTTTCATCTTCGAATCCGTAAGCTACGCCGTGGACGTGTATTCCCGGAGACTGCCGCCCGCCAGGCGGCTTTGGGACTATGCCCTGTTCATCGCCTTCTTTCCGCATCTCGTGGCCGGGCCCATCGTCCGGGCTCGCGACTTCCTGCCCCAGATCGCGGCCCACCGCCCCCTGAGGCGCCGGGCCACCATCAGCGCCATGGAGCTGATCGTGCTCGGCATGTTCAAGAAGGTGGTCATCGCCGACAACATCGGCCCCGAGGCGGACTCTCTTTTCGCCGTGGGCGACCTGCTGTCCGGAGCCCAGGGGTGGAGCGCGGCCATGCTCTTCGCCGTCCAGATCTATTGCGACTTCAGCGGGTACACGGACATCGCGCGCGGGCTGGCCCGGCTTTTCGGCTTCGAACTGGGGATCAACTTCCTGTGGCCCTATTTCAGCCGCTCCATGCGCGAATTCTGGCGGCATTGGCACATCTCCCTGTCCACGTGGCTGCGCGACTACCTGTACATCCCCCTGGGGGGCAGCCGCAAAGGCGTGGCCAGGATGATCGCGGCCATGCTGGTGACCTGGTTTCTTGGCGGCCTGTGGCACGGCGCGGCCTGGCATTTCGTGGCCTGGGGGGTGTACCACGGCCTTTTGGTCCTCCTTGGGGCCATCCTTGCCCCCAGTCTGGGGCCGCTGTGGCGGGGCCTTGGGAAATGGGGCCAGATCGCGGCGACCTTCGCCCTGGTGTGCATCGGCTGGGTCTTTTTCAGGGCCCCGGACATGTCCGGGGCCCTGACCATGATCTCCCGGATGCTTGCCCCGTGGCGGCCCGACTTTTACGCCGGGGCGACCCTGGCCCCCTTCGCGCTCATCGCGGCGCTGGCCGGGCTGCACGTGGTCTCCAGGCGCCTCTACGGCGGCGGCGACCGGTCTTCCGTCCTGGTCCGGCTGCCCTATGGGGCGCGCCTGGCCATCGTCTCCGGACTCATGGTCGCCTCGGTCATTTTCGCCGGAAAGCAGCAGAGCTTCATCTACTTCCAGTTCTGA
- a CDS encoding non-oxidative hydroxyarylic acid decarboxylases subunit C gives MFKDLRQFLDKLEKEGQLVRYTDEVMPEPDIRAISRAAADMGATGPAVIIDKVKGYKGKKIAVNVHGSWANHALMLGMPKTTSLKEQFFELARRWDSYPGEVKWIDNPPCQEVVLDSFNLLELLPMYKVNEHDGGFYLSKASVVSKDPEDPDNFDKENVGIYRLQVQDADTIAMQGLPFHDIAIHMRKAEQRGEALPVAICIGVDPMLSFMASTPIAYDQSEYKYTAAINGIPMELAKTTTGFLDVPAGAEFVLEGEILPRVRVCEGPFGEFPGSYSGARKQVVIKIKRVTHRRDPIFENLYLGRPWTEIDTLLGLNTCIPIFKQMRETMPEVKAVNALYQHGLTVIISMESRLGGYAKSVAFRAASTPHGISYVKNIILVDADVDPFDLVQVMWAMSTRLRGEKDVIVIPNTPGMPLDPGSEPPGMGSKIILDCTTPVSPEPKMRDVKMVDLMPEAMAFQKRLTEMHQALAGAR, from the coding sequence ATGTTCAAAGACTTACGACAGTTCTTAGACAAACTCGAAAAGGAAGGGCAACTCGTCCGCTATACGGACGAGGTCATGCCCGAACCGGACATCCGGGCCATCAGCCGGGCCGCCGCCGACATGGGGGCCACGGGACCGGCCGTGATCATCGACAAGGTCAAGGGGTACAAGGGCAAGAAGATCGCGGTCAACGTGCACGGCTCCTGGGCCAACCACGCCCTGATGCTGGGCATGCCCAAGACCACCAGCCTCAAGGAGCAGTTCTTCGAACTGGCCCGCCGCTGGGACAGCTATCCCGGCGAGGTCAAGTGGATTGATAACCCGCCCTGCCAGGAGGTGGTCCTGGACTCCTTCAACCTGCTCGAACTGCTGCCCATGTACAAGGTCAACGAGCACGACGGCGGCTTCTACCTGTCCAAGGCCTCGGTGGTCTCCAAGGACCCCGAGGACCCCGACAACTTCGACAAGGAAAACGTGGGCATCTATCGCCTGCAGGTCCAGGACGCGGACACCATCGCCATGCAGGGCCTGCCCTTCCATGACATCGCCATCCACATGCGCAAGGCCGAGCAGCGCGGCGAGGCCCTGCCCGTGGCCATCTGCATCGGCGTGGACCCCATGCTGAGCTTCATGGCCAGCACGCCCATCGCCTACGACCAGTCGGAATACAAGTACACCGCGGCCATCAACGGCATCCCCATGGAACTGGCCAAGACCACCACCGGCTTCCTGGATGTCCCGGCCGGGGCCGAGTTCGTCCTCGAGGGCGAGATCCTGCCCCGGGTGCGGGTGTGCGAGGGACCCTTCGGCGAGTTCCCGGGCAGCTATTCCGGGGCCCGCAAGCAGGTGGTCATCAAGATCAAGCGGGTCACCCACCGCCGCGATCCCATCTTCGAAAACCTCTACCTCGGCCGCCCCTGGACCGAGATCGACACGTTGCTGGGGTTGAACACCTGCATCCCCATCTTCAAGCAGATGCGCGAGACCATGCCCGAGGTCAAGGCCGTCAACGCCCTGTACCAGCACGGCCTGACCGTGATCATCTCCATGGAAAGCCGGCTCGGCGGCTACGCCAAATCCGTGGCCTTCCGGGCCGCCTCCACGCCCCACGGCATCTCGTACGTAAAAAACATCATCCTGGTCGATGCCGACGTGGACCCCTTCGATCTGGTCCAGGTCATGTGGGCCATGTCCACCCGCCTGCGCGGCGAAAAGGACGTCATCGTCATCCCCAACACCCCGGGCATGCCGCTCGATCCGGGGTCCGAGCCTCCGGGAATGGGCAGCAAGATCATTCTGGACTGCACCACTCCCGTTTCGCCCGAGCCCAAGATGCGCGACGTGAAGATGGTGGACCTCATGCCCGAGGCCATGGCGTTTCAAAAGCGGCTGACCGAGATGCATCAGGCCCTGGCCGGGGCGCGCTAG
- a CDS encoding 50S ribosomal protein L11 methyltransferase, with protein sequence MLRLEIRLPGVPAAVGGLVEESLPESVDPLRERLTAWLAEHLPQGWEELDTPEGALFRVHLDDNPAGRELADALCADWPDLAVRRDHLEREDWGAAWKAFFTPIEVGGVFEVLPPWLVHERNAARQPIVIEPKMAFGTGHHPTTALCLELFGELFATGRIRTGMRFLDLGTGSGILGIGLCRLGLTGIGLDIDPQAVCCAAENVLANGVEGAMRTAEGSLDSLSGDERYDVVVANILAQPLVAMAPHLAARVAKGGVLILSGILAEQAEGVAEAYAKTGLERPAVRQSGEWAALVRA encoded by the coding sequence CTGTTGCGTCTTGAAATCCGCCTGCCCGGCGTGCCAGCGGCCGTGGGCGGCTTGGTCGAGGAGTCCCTGCCCGAATCCGTCGATCCCCTTCGGGAACGCCTGACCGCCTGGCTGGCCGAACATCTGCCCCAGGGATGGGAAGAACTCGACACCCCGGAAGGGGCCCTTTTTCGCGTGCACCTTGACGACAACCCGGCCGGCCGCGAACTGGCCGACGCCCTGTGCGCCGACTGGCCCGACCTCGCCGTGCGGCGCGATCATCTGGAGCGCGAGGACTGGGGCGCGGCCTGGAAGGCCTTTTTCACCCCCATCGAGGTGGGTGGCGTGTTCGAGGTCCTGCCGCCCTGGCTGGTCCACGAGCGAAACGCCGCGCGCCAACCCATCGTCATCGAACCCAAGATGGCCTTCGGCACCGGACACCACCCCACCACCGCCCTGTGCCTGGAACTCTTCGGCGAACTTTTCGCCACAGGGCGCATCCGGACCGGCATGCGCTTTCTCGACCTCGGCACGGGATCGGGGATCCTGGGCATCGGCCTGTGCCGCCTGGGGCTTACGGGCATCGGCCTGGACATCGACCCCCAGGCCGTGTGCTGCGCCGCCGAGAACGTCCTGGCCAATGGCGTGGAGGGGGCCATGCGCACCGCCGAGGGCAGCCTCGACAGTCTGTCCGGGGACGAACGCTACGACGTGGTCGTGGCCAACATCCTGGCCCAGCCGCTTGTCGCCATGGCCCCGCACCTGGCCGCCCGGGTGGCAAAGGGCGGCGTGCTCATCCTCTCGGGCATCCTGGCCGAACAGGCCGAGGGTGTCGCCGAGGCCTACGCCAAAACCGGCCTTGAGCGGCCGGCGGTCCGGCAGTCCGGGGAGTGGGCGGCCCTTGTGCGCGCCTGA
- a CDS encoding SLC13 family permease: MGKSKSIIGFVGGIVVALLVWGLPLEGLSPEGKKCLALSLLTVVWWAMSVAHPGYVSLFLLGSYVIFDVAPGSVVFKLWTTPLVYLVVGGYLIASAVRDSGLGKRIAYLYILRFIRSYNSIVVGAYVLGFLLSFLIPHPWPRSFLIMSVMAMIIRSANIPLKDAANIGLAVFAGSAPTSSILLTGDSIINVVTVGMSGTNVSWLGWLWYMGVPGIIASALTLSLQLLLYKPSSDFRLDKAEIATQLANMGSLTPIEKRCLIWVGLAILAWVTDSVHHVHPGWVALFAAIAMSMPRIGAVLTPASWNDVPIATLFFLTAALAIGQVGDHAGMNQWLASVLLPATAPSNPFLFAGFVSVIAVAMHMGLGSVMAVMGIAIPTLIKFGATSGLPPLVPALLVYTAISIHYILPFHHMNILVGLGEKQGMYTDRQVIRLGVPLTAVVFITTMLVQIPWWKIIGLL, from the coding sequence GTGGGAAAAAGCAAAAGTATTATCGGATTCGTCGGCGGAATTGTCGTGGCTCTTCTTGTGTGGGGATTGCCACTTGAGGGATTGTCACCTGAAGGAAAGAAATGCCTGGCCTTAAGCCTGTTGACCGTCGTCTGGTGGGCGATGAGCGTGGCCCACCCCGGATACGTCTCGCTCTTTCTTCTCGGAAGCTACGTCATCTTCGATGTCGCCCCGGGAAGCGTCGTTTTCAAATTATGGACAACACCGTTGGTCTACCTGGTCGTGGGCGGCTACCTCATCGCCTCGGCCGTCCGCGACAGCGGCCTTGGCAAACGCATCGCCTACCTGTACATCCTGCGCTTCATCCGATCCTACAACAGCATTGTCGTCGGGGCCTACGTTCTGGGCTTCCTCCTGAGTTTTCTCATTCCGCATCCCTGGCCGCGCAGCTTCCTGATCATGTCCGTCATGGCCATGATCATCCGTAGCGCCAACATCCCGCTCAAGGACGCGGCCAACATCGGCCTGGCCGTTTTCGCCGGTTCGGCCCCCACCTCCTCCATCCTGCTCACCGGCGACAGCATCATCAACGTGGTCACCGTGGGCATGTCCGGGACCAACGTGAGCTGGCTCGGCTGGCTGTGGTACATGGGGGTTCCGGGAATCATCGCCTCGGCGTTGACCCTGTCGCTGCAGCTTCTTCTGTATAAGCCCTCCAGTGATTTTCGCCTGGACAAGGCGGAGATCGCCACTCAACTGGCCAACATGGGGTCCCTGACCCCCATCGAAAAGCGGTGCCTGATCTGGGTCGGGCTGGCCATCCTGGCCTGGGTCACGGACAGCGTGCACCACGTGCATCCGGGCTGGGTGGCCCTGTTCGCGGCCATCGCCATGAGCATGCCGCGCATCGGCGCCGTCCTGACCCCGGCCTCCTGGAACGACGTGCCCATCGCCACCCTGTTCTTTCTGACCGCGGCCCTGGCCATCGGCCAGGTGGGCGACCACGCCGGCATGAACCAGTGGCTGGCCTCGGTGCTGCTCCCGGCCACGGCCCCGTCCAATCCGTTTCTGTTCGCCGGCTTCGTCTCGGTCATCGCCGTGGCCATGCACATGGGCCTGGGCAGCGTGATGGCGGTCATGGGCATCGCCATCCCGACCCTGATCAAGTTCGGGGCCACGTCCGGACTGCCGCCCCTGGTGCCGGCCCTTCTGGTGTATACGGCCATTTCCATCCACTACATCCTGCCGTTCCATCACATGAACATCCTTGTCGGGCTCGGCGAGAAGCAGGGCATGTACACGGATCGCCAGGTCATCCGGCTGGGCGTGCCGCTGACGGCCGTGGTGTTCATCACCACCATGCTGGTGCAGATCCCGTGGTGGAAGATCATCGGGCTTTTGTAG
- a CDS encoding proline dehydrogenase family protein: MDQALESKIVARGKQFFQSIRGEAPSIFNKGFWTGKVMDWAMKNEDFKVQLFRFVDVLPYLTTSDALRRHIEEYFTGDGAADIPAVLKWGAEKSGMFGGLAAAVMGKAIRSNIEGMAKGFIIGQTAKEAVKSIKKLRRDGFAFTVDLLGEATMSEAEADAYRDGYLEVLSAIAKEQPSWPALGGGKGDLDWGHAPRVNVSIKPSALFSQAKPVDMEGSIAGILSRLIPVYRATKAMGGALCIDMEAVKYKEMTLELFKRLRADPEFRDYPRLSVVLQAYLTDTERDLADLLAFARAEKLPIGIRLVKGAYWDFETVVAKQMGWEVPVWTKKPETDAAYERLSTEILRHCDMVYFQAASHNIRTISQVMETAKALGVPESRYEFQALFGMAEPVRKGLLAVAGRVRLYCPYGELLPGMAYLVRRLLENTANESFLRQSFADGQTEDLLLENPLATLERETARASSPRPSESTRPATPAATPKAANVPPPFANHPMPDFTIPGLRAAFPRALGEVRACFGRTIPLVIGGQEVVTADTLASVNPADPDEVVARVCQAGTVEIDQAVAAAKAAFPAWRDTEPEKRAAVLFRAADIARDRIVELSAMQVLEVGKQWDQAYADVAEAIDFLEYYAREMLRLGAPRRMGNQPGEHNHLFYEPKGPVAVIAPWNFPLAISCGMSAAAVVAGNCVIFKPSGLASAVGHGLCEIFRQAGLPDGVFNFCPGRGSVMGDHLVAHPDIAMIAFTGSMDVGLRIMEKAARVAPGQAYCKRVVAEMGGKNAIIIDDDADLDEAVSAVLVSAFAFQGQKCSACSRVVVLEPIHEKFTARLAQAAASLKIGPAEDPANFMGPVVDENQRQTVLGYADIARAEGRILVERHTQGKGFFAPLVIVDGITPEHRIAQEEVFGPILAVMKAKTFDEAIDMANSTRFALTGGVFSRSPKNLEAAKKRFRVGNLYLNRNITGALVERQPFGGAKMSGVGSKAGGPDYLLQFMDPRVVTENTIRRGFTPIDEGDDWFE; encoded by the coding sequence ATGGATCAGGCTCTCGAATCGAAAATCGTGGCCCGGGGAAAACAGTTCTTTCAGAGCATCCGGGGCGAGGCCCCCTCCATCTTCAACAAGGGCTTCTGGACCGGCAAGGTCATGGACTGGGCCATGAAAAACGAGGACTTCAAGGTCCAGCTCTTCCGGTTCGTGGACGTTCTGCCCTACCTGACCACCTCCGACGCGCTCAGGCGTCACATCGAGGAATATTTCACCGGCGACGGCGCGGCGGACATCCCGGCCGTGCTCAAGTGGGGCGCGGAGAAGTCCGGCATGTTCGGGGGACTCGCGGCGGCGGTCATGGGTAAGGCCATCCGCTCCAACATCGAGGGCATGGCCAAGGGGTTCATCATCGGCCAGACCGCGAAAGAGGCCGTCAAGTCCATAAAAAAGCTGCGCAGGGACGGCTTCGCCTTCACCGTGGACCTCTTAGGCGAGGCCACCATGAGCGAGGCCGAGGCCGACGCCTACCGCGACGGCTACCTGGAGGTCCTCTCGGCCATCGCCAAGGAGCAGCCGTCCTGGCCGGCCCTGGGCGGGGGCAAGGGCGATCTCGACTGGGGCCACGCCCCCCGGGTCAACGTGTCCATCAAGCCCTCGGCGCTTTTTTCCCAGGCCAAACCCGTGGACATGGAGGGCTCCATCGCCGGCATCCTGTCTCGGCTGATCCCGGTCTACCGGGCCACCAAGGCCATGGGCGGGGCCCTGTGCATCGACATGGAGGCCGTGAAGTACAAGGAGATGACGCTTGAGCTCTTCAAGCGCCTGCGCGCGGACCCGGAGTTCCGGGACTATCCGCGCCTCTCGGTGGTGCTCCAGGCGTATCTTACGGACACCGAGCGCGATCTGGCCGACCTTCTGGCCTTTGCCAGGGCCGAAAAGCTGCCCATCGGCATCCGGCTGGTCAAGGGGGCCTACTGGGACTTCGAGACCGTGGTCGCCAAACAGATGGGCTGGGAGGTCCCGGTGTGGACCAAAAAGCCCGAGACCGACGCGGCCTACGAGCGCCTGTCCACGGAGATCCTGCGCCACTGCGATATGGTCTACTTCCAGGCCGCCTCGCACAACATCCGGACCATAAGCCAGGTCATGGAGACGGCCAAGGCCCTGGGCGTGCCCGAGAGCCGCTACGAATTTCAGGCCCTGTTCGGCATGGCCGAGCCGGTGCGCAAGGGGCTTCTGGCCGTGGCCGGGCGGGTGCGGCTGTATTGCCCCTACGGCGAGCTTTTGCCGGGCATGGCCTATCTGGTGCGCCGGCTCCTGGAGAACACGGCCAACGAATCGTTTTTGCGCCAGAGCTTCGCTGACGGCCAGACCGAGGACCTGCTCCTGGAAAACCCCCTGGCCACCCTGGAGCGCGAAACGGCCCGGGCCAGCTCCCCCCGGCCGTCCGAATCGACGCGCCCGGCAACGCCAGCGGCCACGCCCAAGGCCGCGAACGTCCCGCCGCCGTTCGCCAACCACCCCATGCCCGACTTCACCATCCCCGGGCTGCGCGCCGCCTTCCCCAGAGCCCTGGGCGAGGTGAGGGCCTGCTTCGGCCGGACCATCCCCTTGGTCATCGGCGGCCAGGAGGTCGTGACCGCCGATACCCTGGCCTCGGTCAATCCGGCCGACCCGGACGAGGTCGTGGCCCGCGTCTGCCAGGCCGGGACGGTCGAGATCGACCAGGCCGTGGCCGCCGCCAAGGCCGCCTTCCCGGCCTGGCGCGACACCGAACCGGAAAAGCGCGCCGCCGTGCTCTTTCGCGCGGCCGACATCGCCCGGGACAGGATCGTGGAGCTTTCGGCCATGCAGGTGCTCGAGGTCGGCAAGCAGTGGGATCAGGCCTACGCCGACGTGGCCGAGGCCATCGACTTTCTGGAATACTACGCCCGGGAGATGCTCCGCTTAGGCGCGCCCCGGCGCATGGGCAACCAGCCCGGCGAGCACAACCACCTCTTCTACGAGCCCAAAGGCCCGGTGGCGGTCATCGCCCCCTGGAACTTCCCCCTGGCCATCAGTTGCGGCATGTCCGCCGCCGCCGTGGTCGCCGGAAACTGCGTGATATTTAAGCCCTCGGGACTGGCCTCGGCCGTGGGCCACGGCCTGTGCGAGATTTTCCGTCAGGCCGGGCTGCCGGATGGGGTCTTCAACTTCTGCCCGGGCCGGGGCTCGGTCATGGGCGACCACCTCGTCGCACACCCGGACATCGCCATGATCGCGTTTACCGGCTCCATGGACGTGGGCCTGCGGATCATGGAAAAGGCCGCCCGGGTCGCGCCCGGACAGGCCTACTGCAAACGCGTGGTGGCCGAGATGGGTGGCAAGAACGCCATCATCATCGACGACGACGCGGACCTGGACGAGGCCGTGTCCGCCGTGCTGGTTTCGGCCTTCGCCTTCCAGGGCCAGAAGTGCTCGGCCTGCTCCCGGGTCGTGGTCCTCGAACCCATCCACGAGAAATTCACGGCCCGCCTCGCGCAGGCCGCCGCATCCCTGAAGATCGGCCCGGCCGAGGACCCGGCCAACTTCATGGGGCCCGTGGTGGATGAAAACCAGCGGCAAACCGTCCTTGGCTACGCCGACATCGCCCGGGCCGAGGGCCGCATCCTGGTGGAACGCCATACCCAGGGCAAGGGCTTTTTCGCCCCCCTGGTCATCGTGGACGGCATCACCCCCGAACACCGCATCGCCCAGGAGGAGGTCTTCGGCCCCATCCTGGCGGTCATGAAGGCCAAAACCTTCGACGAGGCCATCGACATGGCCAATTCCACCCGCTTCGCCTTAACCGGCGGCGTATTCTCCAGAAGCCCCAAAAACCTGGAGGCGGCCAAAAAACGCTTCCGCGTCGGCAACCTGTACCTCAACCGGAATATCACCGGGGCGCTTGTCGAACGCCAACCCTTCGGCGGCGCGAAAATGTCCGGAGTGGGATCCAAGGCCGGCGGCCCGGACTACCTGCTCCAGTTCATGGACCCGCGCGTGGTCACGGAAAATACGATTCGAAGGGGATTTACGCCGATTGACGAGGGGGATGATTGGTTTGAGTAG
- a CDS encoding non-oxidative hydroxyarylic acid decarboxylases subunit D, protein MKCIRCLSGEASVVAKAPDGSGAWEIYKCARCNFGWRNTEPAKLLDPATRDPFFQLDKVDIDKLLTPCPIPPLNR, encoded by the coding sequence ATGAAATGCATTCGTTGCTTAAGCGGAGAAGCCTCGGTCGTGGCCAAGGCGCCCGACGGAAGCGGGGCCTGGGAAATCTACAAATGCGCCCGGTGCAATTTCGGCTGGCGCAACACCGAGCCGGCCAAGCTGCTTGATCCGGCCACCCGGGATCCCTTCTTTCAATTGGACAAGGTGGACATCGACAAGCTGCTCACCCCGTGCCCCATCCCGCCCCTGAACCGCTAG
- a CDS encoding UDP-glucuronic acid decarboxylase family protein, which translates to MHLKKRVLVTGGAGFLGSHLCERLLADDCEVVCLDNCFTGSKQNVIHLVGNPNFEFLRHDITFPLYIEVDEIYNLACPASPIHYQHDPVQTTKTSVHGAINMLGLAKRLKAKIMQASTSEVYGDPAIHPQPESYWGNVNPIGFRSCYDEGKRCAETLFFDYRRQHKLRIKVARIFNTYGPRMHPNDGRVVSNFIIQALQGQPLTVYGKGEQTRSFCYVDDLVEGFIRLMNNTDDDFTGPANLGNPGEFTILELAELVLKHTGSTSKIDFLPLPEDDPKQRRPDITVARTTFGWEPTITLEEGLEKTIPYFKKMLDLA; encoded by the coding sequence ATGCATCTGAAAAAACGCGTTTTGGTCACCGGCGGCGCGGGCTTTCTCGGTTCCCACCTCTGTGAACGGCTTCTGGCCGACGACTGCGAGGTCGTGTGCCTGGACAACTGCTTCACCGGCTCCAAGCAAAACGTCATCCACCTCGTCGGCAACCCCAACTTCGAATTTCTGCGGCACGACATCACCTTCCCGCTGTATATCGAAGTGGACGAAATCTATAACCTGGCCTGCCCGGCCTCGCCCATCCACTATCAGCACGATCCGGTGCAGACCACCAAGACCAGCGTGCACGGGGCCATCAACATGCTCGGGCTGGCCAAGCGGCTCAAGGCCAAGATCATGCAGGCCTCGACCTCCGAGGTCTACGGGGACCCCGCCATCCATCCCCAGCCCGAATCCTATTGGGGCAACGTCAATCCCATCGGCTTCCGCTCCTGCTACGACGAAGGGAAACGCTGCGCCGAGACGCTTTTCTTCGACTACCGCCGCCAGCACAAACTGCGCATCAAGGTGGCCCGCATCTTCAACACCTACGGCCCCCGCATGCACCCCAACGACGGCCGCGTGGTCTCCAACTTCATCATCCAGGCCCTCCAGGGCCAGCCGTTGACCGTCTACGGCAAGGGCGAACAGACCCGTTCGTTCTGCTATGTCGATGACCTTGTCGAGGGCTTCATCCGGCTCATGAACAACACCGACGACGACTTCACCGGACCGGCCAACCTGGGCAACCCCGGCGAATTCACCATCTTGGAACTGGCCGAACTGGTGCTCAAACACACCGGGTCCACATCCAAGATCGACTTTCTGCCCCTGCCCGAGGACGACCCCAAGCAGCGCCGCCCGGATATCACCGTGGCGAGAACCACCTTCGGCTGGGAACCGACCATCACATTGGAAGAAGGCCTGGAAAAGACCATCCCCTACTTCAAGAAAATGCTGGATTTGGCATAG